From a region of the Terriglobales bacterium genome:
- a CDS encoding helix-turn-helix transcriptional regulator — MDVTLVIRRRLRKLGLEQRDLAIAAHVTESYISQLLTGKKAPPAPERTKLYERIGAFLRLPKGELSRMAELQRTEEIKKKLGPTDPLFREVRELILRKCVPAKRNQARAIFEKQPFGELERLVTQKLLEVAKNVAREKLASEPWLRLVARLSHRSRQQMRASTLEFLDADISNLSVENCTSFLDPLIESWDIDLLTFRMEVVLNRRLVPANFKKLEFVEQEVQPLEEPGLKEFLRNRALSADASEEEIEFLKKLRIQGKRPTALYYYRELQNLRDPLHFQSPARLSRMRKRNNG; from the coding sequence GTGGATGTGACCTTGGTGATCCGGCGCCGGCTTCGCAAGCTCGGCCTCGAGCAACGGGATTTGGCGATCGCCGCCCACGTTACCGAGTCCTACATCTCTCAGTTGTTGACAGGGAAAAAGGCGCCCCCGGCGCCCGAACGGACAAAGCTCTACGAAAGAATCGGAGCTTTCTTGAGGCTTCCCAAGGGTGAGCTCTCTAGGATGGCCGAACTGCAGCGCACAGAGGAAATCAAGAAGAAACTCGGTCCCACCGACCCGTTGTTTAGGGAAGTGCGGGAGCTGATTCTGCGAAAGTGCGTTCCTGCCAAGAGAAACCAGGCACGTGCCATCTTTGAGAAGCAGCCCTTCGGCGAACTCGAACGTCTGGTCACACAAAAGCTCCTGGAAGTGGCCAAGAATGTCGCCCGCGAAAAACTGGCAAGCGAACCCTGGCTTCGCCTGGTGGCTCGCCTGAGCCACCGAAGCCGCCAACAGATGCGCGCCAGCACCCTTGAGTTCCTGGATGCCGATATCTCCAATCTCTCCGTTGAAAACTGCACATCTTTCCTGGATCCGCTCATTGAATCCTGGGACATCGACCTTTTGACTTTTCGTATGGAGGTTGTCCTGAACCGGAGGCTAGTGCCAGCGAATTTCAAGAAACTCGAGTTTGTTGAGCAGGAAGTCCAGCCCTTAGAGGAGCCGGGCCTCAAAGAATTCCTTCGCAATCGCGCGCTCAGTGCTGATGCGTCGGAAGAGGAAATCGAGTTTCTAAAGAAACTGAGAATCCAGGGAAAGCGACCCACGGCGCTCTATTATTACCGTGAACTGCAAAACCTCAGAGATCCTCTCCATTTTCAATCTCCAGCGAGGCTTAGTAGGATGCGCAAGCGCAACAATGGCTAG
- a CDS encoding sodium-translocating pyrophosphatase: MRIVPAALDRPAKTLMTVLALLAVLAAPTFAQAQEHQPGGEASLILPDVSQVTFLGVDGHRLLLVGILFCFFGLMFGLAIYMHLKNLPVHRSMREISELIYETCKTYLITQGKFILVLEAFIASVIVLYFGVLLKFEALRVVIILLFSLVGIAGSYGVAWFGIRVNTFANSRTAFASLGGKPFPIYAIPLKAGMSIGMLLISVELLIMLFILLFVPGDYAGPCFIGFAIGESLGAAALRIAGGIFTKIADIGSDLMKIVFKIKEDDARNPGVIADCTGDNAGDSVGPSADGFETYGVTGVALITFILLAIKDPVIQVQLLVWIFAMRIMMLVASAAAYFLNDVMARARYGHATEMNFEAPLTTLVWLTSFVSIALTYVVSYFMIPELAGDSSLWWKLASIISCGTLAGALIPELVKVFTSTKSRHVREIVTSAREGGASLNILSGFVAGNFSAYWLGLSMVTLMAISYLIASQGLENVMVAASVFAFGLVAFGFLGMGPVTIAVDSYGPVTDNAQSIYELSLIELIPGVKDEIRKEHGFEVNFERAKHMLEENDGAGNTFKATAKPVLIGTAVVGATTMIFSIIMALTQGLTVNKELLSLLHAPFLLGLITGGAMIYWFTGASTQAVTTGAYRAVEFIKANIKLEGVEKASVEDSKKVVHICTQYAQRGMFNIFLAVFFGTLAFAFVEPFFFIGYLISIAIFGLYQAIFMANAGGAWDNAKKIVEVELKQKGTPLHDATVVGDTVGDPFKDTSSVAMNPVIKFTTLFGLLAVELAVKLTYEAGATASHLLAAGFFAVSVFFVYRSFYGMRITAAGGAAKPELIGTTPGVP; this comes from the coding sequence ATGCGCATCGTTCCGGCGGCGCTCGACCGTCCCGCGAAGACCCTTATGACGGTGCTCGCCCTGCTGGCGGTCCTGGCGGCGCCCACCTTCGCCCAGGCGCAGGAGCACCAGCCCGGCGGCGAAGCTTCGCTGATTCTCCCCGACGTCTCCCAGGTCACCTTCCTGGGCGTTGACGGCCACCGCTTGCTGCTGGTGGGCATCCTCTTCTGCTTCTTTGGCCTGATGTTCGGACTGGCCATCTACATGCATCTCAAGAACCTGCCCGTGCACCGCTCCATGCGGGAGATTTCCGAGCTCATCTACGAAACTTGCAAGACCTATCTCATCACCCAAGGCAAATTCATCCTGGTTCTGGAGGCCTTCATCGCCTCCGTCATCGTGCTCTACTTCGGCGTGCTGCTGAAGTTCGAAGCCCTCCGCGTGGTGATCATTCTGCTGTTCAGCCTGGTGGGCATCGCCGGAAGCTACGGTGTGGCCTGGTTCGGCATTCGCGTGAACACGTTCGCCAACTCGCGCACTGCGTTCGCCAGCCTGGGCGGCAAGCCGTTCCCCATCTATGCCATCCCGCTGAAGGCGGGCATGAGCATCGGCATGCTCCTGATCAGTGTCGAGCTGCTCATCATGCTGTTCATCCTGCTGTTCGTCCCGGGGGATTACGCCGGCCCCTGTTTCATCGGCTTCGCCATCGGCGAATCGCTGGGCGCGGCGGCGCTGCGCATCGCCGGCGGCATTTTCACCAAGATCGCCGACATCGGCTCCGACCTGATGAAGATCGTCTTCAAGATCAAGGAAGACGACGCCCGCAACCCCGGCGTCATCGCCGATTGCACCGGCGACAATGCCGGCGACTCCGTCGGCCCCAGCGCCGATGGCTTCGAGACCTACGGCGTCACCGGGGTCGCGCTCATCACCTTCATCCTGCTGGCCATCAAGGATCCCGTCATCCAGGTGCAGTTGCTGGTGTGGATCTTCGCCATGCGCATCATGATGCTGGTAGCCAGCGCCGCCGCCTATTTCCTGAACGACGTCATGGCCCGTGCCCGCTACGGCCACGCCACGGAGATGAACTTCGAAGCGCCGCTTACCACCCTGGTCTGGCTGACTTCCTTCGTCTCCATCGCCCTCACCTATGTCGTCTCCTACTTCATGATTCCGGAGCTCGCGGGGGACAGCAGCCTGTGGTGGAAGCTCGCCAGCATCATCTCCTGCGGAACGCTGGCCGGGGCCCTCATTCCGGAGCTGGTCAAGGTATTCACCTCCACGAAGTCGCGGCACGTCCGGGAGATCGTGACCTCGGCGCGCGAAGGTGGCGCCTCGCTGAATATCCTGTCGGGTTTCGTGGCCGGCAACTTCTCCGCCTACTGGCTCGGCCTCTCCATGGTCACGCTCATGGCCATCTCCTACCTGATCGCCTCCCAGGGGCTGGAGAACGTGATGGTGGCCGCGTCCGTCTTCGCTTTCGGCTTGGTCGCCTTCGGCTTCCTGGGCATGGGACCGGTGACCATCGCCGTGGACTCCTACGGCCCCGTCACCGATAACGCGCAGTCTATCTACGAGCTGTCGCTGATCGAACTGATTCCCGGCGTGAAGGATGAGATTCGCAAGGAACACGGCTTCGAGGTCAACTTCGAGCGTGCCAAGCACATGCTGGAAGAGAATGACGGCGCCGGCAATACCTTCAAGGCGACCGCCAAACCGGTGCTGATCGGAACGGCCGTCGTCGGCGCCACCACCATGATCTTCTCCATCATCATGGCCCTGACTCAAGGCTTAACCGTGAACAAGGAACTGCTGTCGCTGCTGCATGCCCCCTTCCTGCTCGGCCTGATCACCGGCGGCGCCATGATTTACTGGTTCACCGGCGCCTCCACGCAGGCGGTCACCACCGGCGCCTACCGCGCCGTGGAGTTCATCAAGGCCAACATCAAGCTGGAGGGCGTGGAGAAAGCCTCGGTCGAGGACAGCAAGAAGGTGGTCCACATCTGCACGCAGTACGCCCAGCGAGGCATGTTCAACATCTTCCTGGCAGTATTTTTTGGCACTCTGGCGTTCGCCTTTGTGGAGCCCTTCTTCTTCATCGGCTATCTCATTTCCATCGCCATCTTCGGCCTCTACCAGGCCATCTTTATGGCCAACGCCGGCGGCGCCTGGGATAACGCCAAGAAGATCGTCGAGGTCGAACTGAAGCAGAAAGGCACTCCCCTGCATGACGCCACCGTGGTGGGCGATACCGTGGGCGATCCCTTCAAGGACACCTCGTCGGTAGCCATGAACCCGGTCATCAAGTTCACCACGCTCTTTGGATTGCTCGCGGTAGAGTTGGCCGTGAAGCTCACCTACGAGGCGGGAGCCACCGCCAGCCATCTGCTGGCCGCCGGCTTCTTTGCGGTTTCGGTCTTCTTTGTCTACCGGTCGTTCTACGGGATGCGCATCACCGCCGCCGGCGGCGCGGCGAAACCCGAGCTCATCGGGACCACCCCGGGCGTGCCCTAG
- a CDS encoding RNA polymerase sigma factor gives MIENPTVQVGAASQMSDEEVVRRVLAGDRALFEILMRRYNQRLYRVARAILREDAEAEDVMQEAYVRAYEHLDQFAGRAKFSTWLTKIAVHEALARAQKRGRFDPLESVADFEGDIMASLSKPEPTPERAAAQEETARMLEQSIEALPAAYRSVLVLRELEEMSTAETAEALGLTESNVKIRLHRAHALLRRELYARAGAKSADAFQFQAPRCDRVVENVMARITVQPAGSA, from the coding sequence ATGATCGAGAATCCGACGGTGCAGGTTGGGGCCGCCTCCCAGATGAGCGATGAAGAGGTGGTGAGGCGCGTGTTGGCGGGCGATCGGGCATTGTTCGAGATCCTGATGCGGCGTTACAACCAGCGCCTGTATCGCGTGGCACGCGCCATCCTGCGCGAAGACGCGGAGGCGGAGGACGTCATGCAGGAAGCGTACGTCCGCGCCTATGAGCACCTCGATCAATTCGCCGGCCGCGCCAAGTTCTCCACCTGGCTGACCAAGATCGCCGTGCACGAGGCGCTGGCCCGGGCGCAAAAGCGCGGCCGCTTCGACCCACTGGAGTCCGTCGCGGATTTCGAAGGAGACATCATGGCGAGCCTGAGCAAGCCCGAGCCGACACCGGAACGAGCGGCCGCCCAAGAGGAGACGGCACGGATGCTGGAGCAGTCCATCGAGGCGCTGCCTGCGGCCTATCGATCGGTTCTGGTGCTGCGCGAACTGGAAGAGATGAGCACGGCGGAGACCGCGGAAGCGCTGGGCCTGACCGAATCCAACGTCAAAATACGGCTGCACCGGGCACATGCCCTGCTGCGGAGAGAACTCTACGCGCGGGCCGGAGCGAAGAGCGCGGATGCGTTCCAGTTCCAAGCCCCGCGCTGCGACCGGGTCGTGGAGAACGTGATGGCCCGCATCACGGTGCAACCGGCAGGAAGCGCATAG
- a CDS encoding SDR family oxidoreductase produces MDTGLKDRAVIVAASSQGMGRAAAGAFAAEGACVALCARNESTLASAAEEIRRQHGVRVLAQPLDVTQGEAVAGFVETVVREFGRLDVCVTNAGGPPAKNFLATTPDDWQKAVAQNFLSVVHFARAVLPHMQRNRWGRLITITSVSVKQPIPDLVLSNAVRAAVVGLVKSLANEFGKDGITVNNVAPGYTATDRLKELAATRALAAGISVQEMYDRWAADVPLRRIGRPEEVADAILWLASERASYITGQTLLVDGGSYKGL; encoded by the coding sequence ATGGACACGGGTCTGAAGGACCGCGCCGTCATCGTTGCCGCCTCCAGCCAGGGTATGGGCCGCGCCGCCGCCGGAGCCTTTGCCGCCGAGGGTGCGTGCGTGGCCCTGTGCGCCCGCAATGAGAGCACGTTGGCCTCCGCCGCGGAGGAGATCCGCCGCCAACACGGCGTCCGCGTGTTGGCGCAGCCCCTCGACGTCACGCAGGGCGAAGCGGTAGCGGGCTTTGTCGAAACAGTCGTCCGCGAGTTCGGACGGCTCGACGTCTGCGTCACCAACGCCGGCGGCCCGCCCGCCAAGAACTTCCTCGCTACCACGCCCGACGACTGGCAGAAAGCCGTGGCGCAGAACTTCCTGAGCGTGGTCCATTTCGCGCGCGCCGTGCTTCCTCACATGCAACGTAATCGCTGGGGACGCCTCATCACGATTACCTCGGTCTCGGTCAAGCAGCCCATTCCCGACCTCGTGCTCTCCAACGCCGTTCGCGCCGCCGTAGTGGGACTGGTAAAGAGTCTGGCCAACGAGTTCGGCAAGGACGGCATTACCGTCAATAACGTCGCTCCTGGCTACACCGCCACCGACCGCCTGAAGGAACTCGCGGCTACCCGCGCGCTGGCCGCCGGCATCAGCGTGCAGGAGATGTACGACCGCTGGGCCGCGGATGTACCGTTGCGCCGCATCGGCCGGCCGGAAGAGGTCGCGGACGCTATCCTCTGGCTGGCCTCCGAGCGGGCTTCCTACATCACCGGCCAGACCCTGCTGGTCGACGGTGGAAGCTACAAAGGCCTCTGA